ACTTAACACTCATTtgttcgtcttcttcattccgATGACTGAGTTGAAGAATCTTCTTAAGACCTTCTTGTCGGTATCATCTGAAGTTTGCCAGCAGGCATACGAGGACAAAACTAAAAGCACCCAAACAAAGAGTGCGCCAGCCTCTTCGTTGATAACTAACTACGTAGCCTAGTAATGTGGGGCTCTTTAATTTGCACTTTTGATCACATTACCGGTTGTTACTGCACCATCATCACAGCTTTTTCAACAACCTTACAGAAAAGTCTCTTAGATGAGCAGGAGCGCCAAGTCGTAGAGATACCCTCAATGATTTGCTGGTCGACTGCGACGAATTGGCAAATATAGTAAGGGGAAAAGGTGCTGTAATTGGTGGTTTCATTCTTTTGCCAGAGGTGAACGGCAGCAGAACCCAGTGATCAATGGGATGTTTAGAAGCTTAATATTAAAAAGAACATTTTGTAAATCCATCTCTAAGTGATGCCATACTTATACAGCTACTGTTTCTTGTCTTGTCTACAACCATCATGCAAATTCAACAGATCAGAATGACGGAGGTTCAACACCCCCGATGCCCTGCGAAGAATCACAATACTTTCACTCCCCCATACCTGATTGCACCACAACGACATCTAACGCATCACCGCTGTCTCCTCCATCGCTCGCGATCAACAACCGTCTCTCCCAAAGTCAGATGTCGGTCCCGTCTTTTCCACGGCCTTCCTCATAGCGCTAGTTCCATCCGGCAAAAGCTCCTCGCCATGTACATGGACTTTGACTTCTCTAACTTCCCTTCGCGCTGACATGACAGCATCTCTCACCCTCTGCTCCACAGAATGGGAGTCTCTAACGGTCATGCTGGGAGGCACGTCTATAGTCAAGTCGAGGTTTGTTTGGCCTATCCCGAGCACTCAGGAATTTGAGCTTTTATGAATAGTAGAGAGAAGTACTCACCACCACACTTGACACCTCTCACGTTTCTGACAGCCAAAagctcatctccatccacTAAATCAGTTACAATCTTTTCGATCGCAGCTTGGGTCTTCTTATCTATACCAGCATCTAATAATTCGAGCATGGCGACTTTTGACAAGGAGAGACCCtgttgaaggatgaaaaaTGACACAGCAATGCCACCCAGAGGGTCAAGAAAGTGCCAGCCTCCGAAAGAAGAGCCAAGGATGGAGGTTAGTGCGACGAGTGAAGTAAGAGCGTCTGCTCGATGACTACATTCAATCAGGAAACTGAGATGTAGTGTTCAACAGACACGTCAACTCACTGCAAAGCGTTGGCCTTCAATACCGGACTATGCTCCTCGGAAGCGACCTTTGCTGTTAATTGATATAGCCATTCCTTGATAATTACACTCGCTAACGCAAACCAGGCAGCGTGCGGGTTCAAGATAGCTCCAGCGTCGGTAGCATGGCTGTGTAAGTGCTCGTCTCCAGGTCCATGCTCATGTGGGAGTGCTGAAGGTCCATGAGAGTGGAACAGCTCAAGAAGAGGGGAGGGGATAGAAGCAGGCAGGTGTGTGCCAATAACATTTAATAGTGTGCCAGGAGGAAATGTGGAGAGATAGGGGAGCAACGTTTGTAATAGTAACTATAGAAGTTAGGACCGGAATCGGCGATCGGGCCATCCAACTTACATGATAAGAGTGTAACCCGATGCCGACCGCGCCTCCAACCAGAATAACACTGACCGTAAGGGTTCCAAATGTCTCAAATTTACTGTAGCCCCAAGGAAATGCGTCTGTAGGCGGCTTCCGAGATATTCTCCATGTTGCAAGGGTTACAAAGTCCTGCGGTCCGGATCAGCGGGTTGCACCAGCAATCCTTAACCAGACTTACACCTAACAGATCTGACAGACTATGACCCGCTTCGGCTAGCAAAGAAGCCGAGTTCATCCATAATCCCGCTAAACCTTTAGACAGAGTAAGAGCAACATTGCTTCCAAGACCTATCGAGGTATTATTTCTGCATTCTTTAGACCCAGGAAGGGGATTAACTTACCCAACAAAGTTATCCGTGTCCCTCTGTCCATCTTCCCTGTTGATAAAGCTTCCATGAGCTGTTCCGCGCCCTCCGAATGATCATGGACGTGTGTATGAAATAACCCATGTTCATGGTCGTGATCATGGTCATGTTCGTGCTCATGCTCATGTTTGTGTTCATGTTGGGGACCGAGTGACTTGGACGTGTTTGACGGGGTCTTTGTGGTGTGATGTCGAAGACCAGAGTGTAATGAGGTACACCGATGTGCAGCAAAGGTTCTACCCGTCAGCATGCACAGGCCTCTCCGACAAGTGACTTTTGTTGATATTCTTCTGGTCGTTGGGTGGACCAAAAGTGGCCGAGACATCGCCAACAGACGGTTCTGTCGAATCCCGTTGTGTCTGTAGCCGGGGACGGGCCCAAGCCGGAGAGCGCTCGACAGGGACATGTCCTGGGCGGGTCCTGCGGGGTTTGAGAAATAGAGAGTGATCTATGAGAGGGCGACAGAAGGGAAATGgaatgaaatggaggtGAAAATAAGATACGTGGTACGCGGACTATGGAGAAGATAGGACTTCAACGCGAACGAACCCGAGTGATTATTGATGTCAGGACCGGTCTTAAAGCCGACCGAAGGGGCCCCTCGCCGAGCCGCCTCTCCAGAACAAGCCGTTGTTGGTTACTCGTATCGACATCGATTCCTGCTGCTACCAGTTACAATTGTTCTTTCTCTGTGTATGAGCTGAACTCTGCTGGTAAaaattgaaagagagacaaGGATTGTTCTATAGCTTGCTGGTATAATACCCGACCACCCATTCGCGGCAATCGCCTCCGGCGATAAGCAGTATGAggtttctttttccttcgctcttcttcaaggtTCCTTTGGTAGTCTTCTTATATATTTGATATCTCCACCGTTCGCGCCCAATTTTGTTACTCGCAGGGATCTCATATCCACAGTGGATCAGATACAAAAGAATCACAAAACATGGATTCTCTTTCGACAATCAAGGTAAGAAGAGAGGGACAATTGACATGAGTGCATGGTGAGTAACCACCGTAGATACCCTATACATTAGACTGGTTGCATACAGTGGCCGTCCGTCATTATATATTTCGTGACAAATTATCATACTTCTTGATTCTTGACGCAGTGATTCCTTTGTCAAAAGAGTCACCATAAAATTAACCCCCGCCATGGATTGAAGGGCCAGAAAAAGACACTTGTCTCTTCAACACGTCTTCCACAAGAGGCAATTCGCCCTCTTTTCTACTCATTTGCCTATCAACAGTCTTTGCTCTTGCCCCTGTCCTAGAAAAGTTTTTCTTCATAGGTACCGGTCCCCCATCAAGGTGTTCGCCATATGCCTCGGAGGTCCTGCCTTCGATTGTACTATTCCCAACAACTgcagcttcttcgtccttACCCCCGTCAACGCGTTCTTCTTGAGCTTCAACTTTGGTGATGCCATATCGGATATTTGCTGCTTCTCGCCACAGTTCTCCATAACGGCACAGAATAAACAATGCTCCGGCTGCCAGCCACTGAACGTTTTCAGCGATTTTCTTGGAACCACAAAACAGACATTATGGCTTACGCTAACAAAAGCGCACATGGTCATGGTCCAGCCCCAACCGATGGCGTTGGCTAGTGGAAGGACAAAAGCAGAGGCAGCGGCCGAAAAGATGTATCGTATACCTACGAGGGATCAGATGACATCCGTCTACAACGTACAGAAGATCATGGCGATTTACAGTTGTTTATGGCCACGACTTCGGCACTCCGCGACTGCATACAGTCTACCAAACTGTTCACACACATGAGCATTCAATCCAGTCAATCACCTGATGGACCTACTAAGTATTGAGAGGGGTAAGACAGAGCATTAAAGAGATGCCGTTGAGGAACACCATGATTAAAGGTGGGGCCATTCCTCCTTTGCTGTTATGCGCTTATTAGTCTTGGGCTTGCAGtcaggatgatgaggacaCACCCAAACTTCAATAACCACCCGTATATCAAGATCGATATCGGCATCAGAATCAGGGTGCCCCAGAAGCTCGCCTTCAGTCTGTCCTCTGGCCTTCTGTATCCTCGCTTTTCCATATACTTCTTCACAATGCGGTCGGCATATGCTGCAAAGCCATAAGTAATCTTGTAGATGATTAAGATTGTGATACTTACGACCGGCAATCCTACTCGAGATGATGTTACCAGCACCATTCACTAGATACAAGCAACCTGCAATAGCAGTATTTTGGATGTTATATCTATCTTTCTACAAAAAAGTAAGGACAAGCATGCGAATATTTAAAAAAGATTCTTACAAAAACAGCAGAGAGTGGAACAATGACACAGTAGGTATCAAGCATTACGCAACTCGAGATAAAGCACTATCCCTTTGTTCAGTTTCTGTTCTActggaaagggaaaaacgATCGACTCACCGCCATCGCTATGTTTGGCCATCTCAACAGCATCACTGACCTGAAAGGGTTCACCCAATACATCACAaacttcttccctctctcccttttcaGGCGCTCGTGCACGGTAGGCGGGTGGAATGTCTCaggcagaaagaaaaaggtgaGGACAACCGATAACGCACCACATCCAGCAAGAAAGTATTGGGCACTACGCCAAGTTTGTGAAGTATACTCAGTAAAGATTCCGCCTAGGATTGGACTCAAGGCAGGTCCGATAAGGACACTAGTGGTGATAATGTAAGCCGATGATCTCAGACTCGTGTGGAGATCAAACATACCCCATATAGTAAGTCGCCATGCCTCGACTTCTTTCGGTAGGTCTGAAGATATCTCCAATAGTTCCTGCTCCTACACTGAGCACACATGAGCTTCCTGTGATCATTATTTGGTCAGCTGACACGCTATCAGACGAATTGGTTGTTTTTACCTATACCCTGCAAAATACGGGTGCCAATGATAGCCCCAATGTTCTTTGACTGAGCGACTCCTATGCTAGCTACCACCATGATCGGCATACTGGCCAGATACACCGGTCGCCGTCCGTAGAATCCGGAGTAAGGAGACCAGAAGACACTGGCAACACCGATAGTGACCAAAAATATCGCTACAGTATAGTTGATGACCTCAGCTGAGGAATGTAGGTCGACAGCCATCGGTGGTattgaaggaaggaagatagaTGAGGTCATAGCTGTAGGATGGTAGAGTCAGAGCGTATGGAGAATCTTTGACATGCAGTTGAATGAAACTTACGGGCAATGAAAGCGGAGTATGATATAATCGCAACGATAACATTTTTCTGTCTCTTGGAAAAGCGATCATATACATCTTTTGGTCTTCCATCAATCATCTCGACCTCCGTaacctcttctttgtcGCTTTGCGGGGTATCCACCAAAGACTTCACACAAcctccatccccttctctATCCGGTGGCTTTTCACGAAGATTCTCGTCCAATGCAATTTCTTCCATATTTGAACATGATATTGAGGGGCTAGAATCAGGACCAGAAGTTTTGGATGAgccattttcttccttcatcctATCGTGCGTCAGGGTGGCTGATGATGTCGATGGCTCCATGAGTGTCGAGCTAGAGCTGCTGGCTGTCTTCATGTTATCGACCACCATATTACGGGTTGTATGTGTTTTTATGATTCGGTTTCGAGATGCTGGCAGCTTCCGACTCAATTGAAGGGAAAACTATTATTGCCCTACAGCAGACCAGGAAAAGATGCAGTTACAAGGTCGTCACATATATACTAACCTGAATCGAACCCCATGCGATGGATCGCAGAAGACCGAAAAAAGACACGGCCAAATCCGATGGGTCTTCGTCTTCACTCCCCTCCTTAATTACGACATCGTGTGGAGGCAGCGGGCGGCGCTTGACGCCAGTCgatttttttggttttttttttccttggcGATAATGAAAACTGAAGGGGAAGTCAGtctttggaagaaggagattggaAAGATAGGGAGAGAGCAGCTTGTAGGGAGGATGTCTCTAACATTTCAAAGGATCAGAGGGCTGCAGAAGATGGGGAGTGAGCTGTTGGGAACGAGGAGAGGAACGAAGATTTAGCTGTAGAATTCTCGGGTCTTTTTACATAAGTTTAATTAAAAATTATTATGAAACAACAAATAATTAAATCTAAAATGAATTTCCTGCTATAAATAACAGAATTGAACCTTCGTTTTGTGATTTGTTCATAAATAAAGTAAATATGAACTATAAAATATATAACGTCTCCATTGTAGGCGAATCTGCACTTACGCCTACTAAACCCGGGACGACATGATCGTCACCGATACAATCATCCCTCAGTGGATGAAGTCACTGCCATATATGCAAGCTCTGAAACGAGCCCAATGGCGGCCGCGGGATCATAGCGGAAACCCGTGGAACTAAGAAATTTCAGCGTATCAGCGAGAAAAGCCCCCACTTTTTACCCCTCCACTTCACACTAGTTTATCACCACGGGGAACATGGATGGTATCCCGACATCCATCTCGCTGAAGGACGAAAGTACACATCATCCATTTACAGAACTTACCTCCACCGCCGTTCGCCTCAGGACGAGACAATCATCGTACGAAGGAAGTCTCCATGGAGCAGCTCTACGATTTCTGTTTTTTTGAATGCCCAGGCAGTTTCAACACTGCCCTTCATTGTGGACCTCTCTTTCAAGAGCTGATATTAGACGCTTGGGCTCAAGTTGAGTCTGGCCGCCTTCGGTTCCATGAAAGCATCCGGGACAATTACCGCAAGGACGTTTGGCAAGGCGTAGCCGACAGTGCTGAACAAGGGCTGGACACTTATGAGATCGGTACTCGGATTATTCTACCGTCTTCTTTCATAAACGGTCCACGCTCCTTCTACGCACTGTACCAGGACGCCATGGCTATAATCAAACTTTGCGGGAAGCCTGACATTTTCCTGACCTTCACTTGGAACGGCTACTGGGACGAGATAGTTGCAGAACTGAAGGAAGGTCAAAAGGCTGCAGATATAAgttttttccctttccagGACGGCCAATAGATTGAGCTCTACGGTCCAGTTTCAAGAAAAGTCGATGG
The nucleotide sequence above comes from Cryptococcus neoformans var. grubii H99 chromosome 1, complete sequence. Encoded proteins:
- a CDS encoding dityrosine transporter translates to MVVDNMKTASSSSSTLMEPSTSSATLTHDRMKEENGSSKTSGPDSSPSISCSNMEEIALDENLREKPPDREGDGGCVKSLVDTPQSDKEEVTEVEMIDGRPKDVYDRFSKRQKNVIVAIISYSAFIAPMTSSIFLPSIPPMAVDLHSSAEVINYTVAIFLVTIGVASVFWSPYSGFYGRRPVYLASMPIMVVASIGVAQSKNIGAIIGTRILQGIGSSCVLSVGAGTIGDIFRPTERSRGMATYYMGVLIGPALSPILGGIFTEYTSQTWRSAQYFLAGCGALSVVLTFFFLPETFHPPTVHERLKRERGKKFVMYWVNPFRSVMLLRWPNIAMACFISSCVMLDTYCVIVPLSAVFKDRYNIQNTAIAGCLYLVNGAGNIISSRIAGPYADRIVKKYMEKRGYRRPEDRLKASFWGTLILMPISILIYGWLLKFGKGGMAPPLIMVFLNGISLMLCLTPLNTYLVDCMQSRSAEVVAINNCIRYIFSAAASAFVLPLANAIGWGWTMTMCAFVSWLAAGALFILCRYGELWREAANIRYGITKVEAQEERVDGGKDEEAAVVGNSTIEGRTSEAYGEHLDGGPVPMKKNFSRTGARAKTVDRQMSRKEGELPLVEDVLKRQVSFSGPSIHGGG
- a CDS encoding mitochondrial protein with role in iron accumulation, translated to MSLSSALRLGPVPGYRHNGIRQNRLLAMSRPLLVHPTTRRISTKVTCRRGLCMLTGRTFAAHRCTSLHSGLRHHTTKTPSNTSKSLGPQHEHKHEHEHEHDHDHDHEHGLFHTHVHDHSEGAEQLMEALSTGKMDRGTRITLLGLGSNVALTLSKGLAGLWMNSASLLAEAGHSLSDLLGDFVTLATWRISRKPPTDAFPWGYSKFETFGTLTVSVILVGGAVGIGLHSYHLLLQTLLPYLSTFPPGTLLNVIGTHLPASIPSPLLELFHSHGPSALPHEHGPGDEHLHSHATDAGAILNPHAAWFALASVIIKEWLYQLTAKVASEEHSPVLKANALHHRADALTSLVALTSILGSSFGGWHFLDPLGGIAVSFFILQQGLSLSKVAMLELLDAGIDKKTQAAIEKIVTDLVDGDELLAVRNVRGVKCGGQTNLDLTIDVPPSMTVRDSHSVEQRVRDAVMSARREVREVKVHVHGEELLPDGTSAMRKAVEKTGPTSDFGRDGC